Below is a genomic region from candidate division TA06 bacterium.
CCATTCCGCAGATGAACCCTCCGATGTGGGCGAACCAGGCCACCCCGCCGCCCTGGCCCCGCTGGGGCAGACTGCCGAGGCCGAACACTAATTGAAGGATTATCCATAAACCCAGCACTGCCAGGGCCGGTATCTTGATGATCCGGACAAAGAAACCGAAGAACACCAGCGTCAAGACCCTGGCCTTGGGATAGAGGAGAAAATACGCCCCCAGCACTCCGGCTATGGCCCCGGAGGCGCCTACCACGGGAACGGCCGATCCCGGCTCCGTGATGATGTGCGCCCAGGCCGCCCCGAACCCGCATAAAAGGTAGAAGGCCAGATATTTGAAATGCCCCAGCACGTCCTCCACATTATCCCCGAAGATATAAAGATATAGCATGTTGCCCAGAAAATGAGCCCAACCGGAATGCAGAAACATGGAATAGATTATGCTGGGCCAGCCGGGGACTCCTTCCATCAGCATTTGCTCCGGCACTGTGGCCGTCTGGAGAATGAACCGGCTCAAGCCCGGCCCCAGGCTCAGCTCAAACAAAAATGCCAAGGCATTGGCCGCTATCAGCAGTGTGTTGACTATTGGAAAGCGCGAGGAAACTATGTCGTCCTTAAGCGGAATCATGTTTTATGCTTGATATTTAGATTTTTGACGGATAGCCATAAGTATTGGGTTTTCGCGTGTTTCGCGCTGTGAACAACTTAATAGTTTCTGGAAAGTTCTGGTTTTAAACCCTTCCCCATTTCCGGCGTAAGAACCACTCCCCCGCCAAAAGCAGGCAGATGGCCAGTATGCTGCCGGTTGGATTTTGACCGGATGAACTTGGGGAACCGGGGAGCTTTATTTTCCTGCTCCAGTCTTTGCTTTCCGGAATATCATTTTCATCCCAGTATTGTCCCCCGCTGGCCGCAGCCATTGACTTTAGCAATCCGACGTTTTGCAGGTAATCCCGCAGTTCATCCCGGCCCGGCTCCACAAAAATTTTCCCCCGAGCCGAATATATTTGCTTTCCGCCAAGTTCCAGTCCGGTGGTGTATGAAT
It encodes:
- a CDS encoding rhomboid family intramembrane serine protease → MIPLKDDIVSSRFPIVNTLLIAANALAFLFELSLGPGLSRFILQTATVPEQMLMEGVPGWPSIIYSMFLHSGWAHFLGNMLYLYIFGDNVEDVLGHFKYLAFYLLCGFGAAWAHIITEPGSAVPVVGASGAIAGVLGAYFLLYPKARVLTLVFFGFFVRIIKIPALAVLGLWIILQLVFGLGSLPQRGQGGGVAWFAHIGGFICGMGLLFAMGGWRKRQNYIAKSGGFWDN